The following DNA comes from Gordonia zhaorongruii.
CTCGGCCAACCGGGACGAGCGGGTGTTCGGAGCTGATTCCGAGCAGCTCGACGTCCACCGCGACCCGACGGGCATCCTGACCTTCAGCCACGGGTCGCACCACTGTCTCGGCGCCGCGGCAGCGCGCCTGCAGGCCCGAATCGTCCTCGAGGAACTCCTCACCCGTTGCCCCGAGTTCGAGGTCGACGTCGACGGGATCGAATGGGCGCGCGGCAATTACGTCCGCCGACCAGTATCGGTACCGTTCACCGCATGAGCACCGCCGACGATTCCGGGGACTGGGTCGGTTCCACCCGCCGATCGGCAGCACGCGACCGAATCCTCGCGACCGCCGGCGAGGTCTTCGCATCGCGAGGAGCCGACGCATCCATGTCCGACATCGCCGAGGCCGTCGGCTGTTCCCGCGCCACTCTGTACCGCTACTTCGACAGTCGGACGCGCCTGCAGCTCGCCTACATCGCCGCGGTCACCCGCAGTGTCTCGGCGACGGTACGGGAACGCACCGATCATCTGACCGACCCAGCGGTGCGGCTCACCGAATCCGTCGTACTCGCCCTCGCTGCTGTCCGCGAGGATCCGGCGCTGTCGGCCTGGTTCGCGCCACGAGGCGCCGGCCTCACCAGCGAGCTCGCCCTGTCGTCGGACACGATCGAGACCGTCGCGCGCCGATTCCTCAGTGCAGACAGCGAGTCCGCCGCCGTCGGCGCGCGGTGGCTCATCCGCATGATCGTCTCGTTCCTGGTGGTGCCGGCCGGTCCGGATTCCGAGCGCGAGATGATCCGCCTTTTCGTCACTCCGCCCTTGCTGGCTTCCGTCGGCATGGACGACCGGACGACGGGCTGATCATCCTCCGGAAGACCCGAGCAGGTTAAACGGGATGATCGGGGAAGGACCCGACCTTCTAGAGAGCCCACCCGATGGCGAGGCCCACTGCACACGCACCGACGGAACCCGCGAAGGTCAGGCCCGCGTAGACGGGGCCGCGTCGCCCGCCGAGCCGCACCGTCTCGACCACCGAGGTCGAGAACGTGGTGTACCCGCCGCAGAATCCGGTTCCGATGACGGCCTGCCATTCGGGTGAGGCTGCCCGGTACAGGACGAGCCCCGCAACCAGACCGATCACCAGCGAACCCGTCACGTTGACGACGAACGTCGGGCCCGGGAACGCCATCGGCCACCGGCGCCTCACCGCATCGTCGATCGCGTACCGCAGGACCGCGCCGATGCCGCCCGCGATGATCAGGGCTGCCACGGTCATGCCTCGTCACCGCCCTTGATCGCCACCAGCCGGCGAGCCAATGCGATGCCTGCGACCACCGCGGCGATACCCGCGAGCACGGTGACCAGCGCGTACGCCACGGCGATCACCACGTGCCCGCCCTTGCCCAGCACGCTCAATTCGAGTGCGAATGCACTGTACGTGGTCAGCGCACCGCAGAATCCCGTGCCAGCGGCCAACCGGATCCGGCGGCGAACCCCGTGATCGGGTCCCATTCGCACGAGGGTCTCGAGGACCAGGCCGAGCAGGAACGCCCCCATCACGTTGACCACGGTGGTGCCGACCGGCCAGTGACCGTCGTGCAGCGGCCAGGCCTCCTCGGCGCTCCACCGCAGTGCCGTGCCGCCGAGTCCGCCGAGGAACACCCAGCCGAGGTCCGCACCACGTGTGCGAGAGTCGCACTCGCTCGTCCGGTCCGTGCTTCCCATTGTGGAATCAGAGTACGTGGACGCCGATCTACAATGAGAGGTGTCGCCCGTCACACCGAGCAAGGAGTCAGCCATGTCCGGTTTCATCGACAGGATCAAGCAGGCAGCGGAGGCCCTACGGGCTCGGCTGGGCAACGAGTTGACCGTGCTCGAAGGCGCAGGCGGAGACGATGCGCTCGCTCATCATGACGACACCCCGACCACGGACAAGTCCGCGAACGACAAGGATCCCGGCGAGCTGTGAGTCAGGAACGCCGCAGCTGGTCGCCGATCTTGACGACCATGGCCCCGACCGCGAACTTAGGTTTCACGTTCCCCGCCAGCGCCTCCCGGCATTCCAGAACCGCCTCCACGCAGGCGAGTAGCTTGTCCGGTGACGCGTACTCGGCCATCGGCCGGATCACGTCGTGCTCCTTGTCCGGTTGCATCAACGTGACGCGCGCACCGGTCGACAGCGCCAGGGCGTCCCGAAAGAGTGCGACGAGGTCGACCAGCGCGAGATCGAGTGCGTCACGGGCCAACCGCGTCTTCCGCGACTTCTGTCGCGACTCGAGCCCCTTGATCACACCCGCCGTACCGCGAGGTGGCCGTGCCGTCCCTTTGCCCGTGCCACCGGCACCGAGCGCCGTCAGCAGTTCTTCGGTCTCCGGGGCGTCGAGCTCCTCGCTGATCGCGCTCGCCGTCTCGGTGGCCTTCTTGACCAGCCGGTCTGCGGCGCCGAGCGCAGTCGACTCACGCGTTGCGGCGCGTGCCACCGCCAGCGCCTGCTCCCGCTGGTTGCGCGCCGCCTCGTCCGTCGCCAGACGACGTGCACGACCGACGTGCCCACCCGAAACCGACGCCGCCCACTGAGCACGCTCGGCATCGATACCGTCTCGCTCGACCAGCACCTGGGCTATGCGGTCGACAGGTGGCGAGGTCAGCGCGACGTGCCTGCAGCGCGAGCGGAGGGTGATCGAGATGTCCTCCGGCGCCACCGACGGTGCGCACAACAGGAACAGCGTGCGCTCGGGTGGTTCCTCCACCGCCTTGAGCAGCGCATTGGCCCCCTGCTCGGTGAGCCGGTCGGCATCCTCGACGAGGACGATCTGCCAGCGGCCGGTCGTCGGGCGGCGGGCCGCGACCGAGACGATCTCGCGGATGCTCTTGACCGAGATGCTGAGCCCCTCGGGCGCGATATGCCGGACGTCGCCGTGCGTACCCCCCATCACCGTCGTGCACGAATGGCATTCGCCGCACCCGACCTCGACCGGTGACTGGCATTCCAGCGCGGCGGCGAACGCAGTCGCCGCCACCGATCGCCCACTCCCGGGCGGCCCGGTGAACAGCCACGCATGTGTCATCGACTCCCGGACCGCCGTCGGCAATTCGTCGACCGGGTCTCCCGCGAACATCGAGACCGCACCGGCATCGCCTTCGTCGAACCGCGCCGCGATGCTTCGCGCCGATGTCGCGGCACCGCGCAGGTCAGCCACGAGCGCGTCTTGTCCGATCAATCGATCAAAGACATTGGTCACATCTGCAAGCCTAATGCCCAGTTCAGACAGACCCAGAATCGGAAGACGTTTAACAATTGCAAGCAGGCGGCTACCGTGGAGTCGTGGTACAGAGACGGTTCGGCCTGGCCAGGCCAATACACACGATGCGCTGGATCGTGCACACCCCCTGGCCGGTTCTCGCTCTCGACCTCCTGCGCGCGAACCTCGTCGGCGCCCTGTTCACCTTCGCCTTCTTGCGGTTCGGCATGCCGCCGGCCGACTCATTCGCGATCGGGCAGGTCAACGCCTACAACCAGCTCGCCTTCGTCGCGTATCTGCTGGTCGCGATCGTTGTTGGCGTGTACCTGACGATCCGACTCAGCCTTCCGGTGCTGATCTGGCATCGCCGCAGGTCACGGCTCGACGACGAGGCGGCGAGACGGCGTGCGCTCAACCTGCCGTCGCTGGTCACGTACGTCAACATCGGCCTGTGGACGGTCGGCGGCCTGTTCCTGTCGCTGATCAACTGGCACACCTCGAGCGGCAAAGACGCCGTGCTGGTCGCCATCGCGAGTCTCGTCGGCGCAACGGTGACCGCGGTCCTGTCCTTCATGCAGTCCGAGCGAGTCCTCCGTCCCATCACCGTCGCCGCGATGGCCAACAACCCCGACACCACCAACGCGCCCGGAATCACCACCCGGATCACCGTGTTCTGGGGCGTGTCGGTGGCCGTTCCGATGGCGGTGATCATCTCGCTGATCACCCTGCAGCGCACGGGGTACATCGAGGCCGACGCCAGCGGCCTGCAACGCCCCATTCTGTGGATGGCGACCGCGGCGATCGTCTTCGGCATCCTCGCGATCTCTCGCCTCGTCGGCTCGATCACCGACCCGATCAAGCAGTTACGAGTAGCACTATCCCAGGTCAGGGCCGGAAACCTGAACGTGGCGGTGAAGGTCTACGACGGCAACGACCTCGGGTCTCTTCAGGCCGGCTTCAACGGCATGGTCTCCGACCTCCGCGAACGTCAGGAGTTACGCAACCTGTTCGGCCGTTATGTCGGTGAGGACGTCGCCAGACGTGCCATCGAGACCGGTACTGAACTCGGCGGCGAGGAGCGGTACGTCGGAGTGCTCTTCGTCGACATCGTCGGATCGACGCGGTTGGCCGTCAATCGTCCGCCACGCGAGGTCGTGGAACTGCTCAACGACTTCTTCGAAGTGGTTGTCGACGTAGTCGGCCGGCACGGCGGATTCGTCAATAAGTTCCAGGGCGACGCGGCACTCGCCATCTTCGGAGCTCCGCTCGACCAGGACGATTTCGCCGGTGCCGCGCTCGCCGCGGCCCGGGACCTGCGGGTGGAACTCAACCGCCGCCTGGGCGACGTCGACATGGGCATCGGCGTGTCCGCTGGTAAGGCCGTCGCCGGCCACATCGGTTCGCAGCAGCGCCTCGAGTACACGGTGATCGGCGACCCGGTGAACGAGGCCGCCCGCCTCACCGAACTGGCCAAGGACGAGTCGACGCGCGTGCTGGGTTCTGCACGCGCCGTCTTCCTCGCAGGTGACGACGAAGCCGCCCATTGGGCGATCGGTGAAGGCGTCGAGCTCCGCGGCCGCGGTATCGAGACTCTGCTCGCTCGCCCCGACATCGACGTCTCCGCGCCGCCGCCCACCGACGACTGAGTTCCGTCGACGGTCGAGCGCCTACGCGTCGCAGCGTCGTCACTCGAGCGGCGGTGAAACTACTCCTTCGGAGTCGCCTTCGTGGCGGCGGTCTTCTTGGCCGGAGTTTTCTTGGCCGGAGTCTTCTTAGCCGCTGTTTTCTTGGCCGGAGTCTTCTTAGCGGCAGTCTTCTTGGCCGTCGCCTTCTTGCCCGGACTCTTCTTAGCGGCAGTCTTCTTGGCCGTCGTCTTCTTCGCGGCCTTTCGCGCGGACTTCTTGGCGGGACCACGGGCGCGGCGGTCCGCCAGCAGCTCCATCGCCCGCTCCGGGGTGATGGACGTGACCTCATCGCCCTTGCGGAGACTGGCGTTGGTCTCGCCGTCGGTCACGTAAGGACCGAAGCGACCGTCCTTGACGACCATCGGCTGATCGCTCACCGAGTCCGTGCCCAGTTCCCGCAGCGGTGGGGCCGCCGCGGCGCGACCGCGACGCTTCGGCTCGGCGTACAACTTCAGCGCCTCGTCGAGAGTCACCTCGAAGAGCTGCGCCTCAGTGGCAAGCGACCTCGAGTCGGTGCCCTTCTTCAGATACGGGCCGTACCGGCCGTTCTGGGCGGTGATCTCGTCGCCCGATTCGGGATCGACGCCGACGACACGCGGCAGGGACAGCAGCTTGAGCGCATCGTCGAGAGTGATCGTCGAGATGTCCATGCTCTTGAACAGCGAGCCGGTCTTCGGCCTCTTCTTGACCGCCTTCTTCGCGGTCTTCTTCGCCGCCGTCTTCTTGGCTGCGGTCTTCTTCGCCGTGGACGTCACCGTCGTGACGCCCCCGGCAGGCACGTCGTCGAGGGCAACCACCTCGGAGTCACCGGTGGGCAGTACCTTGCCCCCATCGCGCGGAGTGGGCCCGGCCGGAATCGTCGGCACGGCGGCGCCGGTATCCGGCTCGTCGTCCTCGTCCGGCAGGATCTCGGTCACGTACGGCCCGAAACGGCCTTCCTTGGCGACGATCTCGCGACCCGTCTTCGGGTCGGTGCCCAGCACGCGCCCTTCCTGCGGCGTCTCGAAGAGCTTCTCCGCGACGGCCTCGGTGAGCTCGTCGGGCGTCATGTCCGACGGCAGATTGGCGCGCTGCAGATCGGGTTCGGCGTCCGCCGCGGCCACGTTGCGCTCCAGATACGGGCCGTAACGGCCGACGCGCACGAAGACCGTCCGGCCCTCCGAGTCGTCGTACAACTTGATCGAGTTCACCTTGCGGGCGTCGATCCCCTCCAGGTTCACGCCGACGAGCGTCTTGAGGCCGCCGCCACGGGAGACGGCGCCTGCTGCATCACCGGAATCGTCGGTGCGGTCGTGCCCGAAGTAGAAGTCACTGAGCCAACGGGTCCGATCCTCTTTACCGGAGGCGATCTGGTCCAGGTCGTCCTCCAGGGACGCGGTGAAGTCGTAATCGACGAGGCTGTTGAAGTGTCCTTCCAGCAGTCCGATCACGGCGAACGCGACCCACGACGGCACGAGGGCGTTGCCCTTCTTCACGACGTAGCCGCGGTCCTGGATGGTGCCGATGATCGAGGCATACGTCGACGGGCGGCCGATGCCCAACTCCTCGAGGACCTTGACCAGCGACGCCTCCGTATACCGGGCGGGCGGATTGGTGGAGTGGCCGTCGGCGGACAACGACTGCGCAGTGAGCGCCTGACCCTCCCGAAGGTTCGGCAACCGGCTCTCGGCGTCGTCGGCCTGTCCACCCGCGAGGTCGTCGACGGTCTCGACGTACGCGGAGAGGAAGCCGGGGAACGTGATGGTCCGGCCGGACGATGCGAACGTGACCTGCTCGCCGGTCGATGCCCGGCCGCCGATCCGCAGGCTCATCGTCGTGCCCTTGGCGTCGGCCATCTGCGACGCGACCGTGCGCTGCCAGATCAGCTCGTAGAGACGGAACTCATCGGTGTCGAGAGCCGACGCGACCTGCCCGGGAGTACGGAACGAATCACCGGCCGGACGGATCGCCTCGTGCGCCTCCTGCGCGTTCTTCACCTTGCGGGTGTACTGCCGCGGTGAAGAGTGAACGAACTTGTCGCCGTACAGTTCCCGAGCCTGCGCGCGCGCCGCGTTGATCGCCGACTCCGAGAGAGTGGTCGAGTCGGTACGCATGTAGGTGATGTAGCCGTTCTCGTACAGTCGCTGCGCGATCCGCATGGTGCGGTCCGACGAGAAGCGAAGCTTGCGGCCCGCCTCCTGCTGCAGCGTCGACGTCATGAACGGGGCGTACGGACGGCGGGTGTACGGCTTCTCCTCGACCGAGTTCACCGACAGTGCCGCGCCTTCGAGCGCGCCTGCCAACGCAGTGGCCCGTGCACCGTCGAGGACGGTCACACCGGACGCCTTCTTCAGTGCGCCGTCCTGCCCGAAGTCCCGGCCGGTCGCGACTCGGTCGTCGTTGATGTTCACCAGGCGCGAGCTGAACGTGCGCGGTGCGGCGTCGGCGCCCGCGTCCATGGTCGCTGCGATGTCCCAGTAGTCGGCCGACACGAACGCCATGCGCTCGCGCTCACGCTCGACGATGATGCGTGTTGCGACGGACTGCACGCGGCCGGCCGACAGCTTCGGCATGACCTTCTTCCACAGCACCGGCGAGACCTCGTAGCCGTACAGACGGTCGAGGATGCGCCGGGTCTCCTGCGCGTCCACGAGGTCGATGTCCAGATCGCGAGGGCTCTCGGCAGCGGCCCGGATCGCGGACTCGGTGATCTCATGGAACACCATCCGCTTGACCGGGACCTTCGGCTTCAACGTCTCGAGGAGGTGCCAGGCGATCGCCTCCCCTTCGCGGTCACCGTCCGTTGCGAGGTAGAGCTCGTCGACGTCCTTGAGGAGCGACTTCAACTCGGTGACGGTCGACTTCTTATCCGCTGAGACCACGTACAGCGGCTCGAAGTTCTCCTCCACGTTGACGCCGAGACGCGCCCACGGCTGCCCCTTGTACTTCGCCGGCACATCGGCCGCACCACGCGGCAGGTCGCGGATGTGTCCACGCGACGACTCCACGACGTAGTTCGCGCCGAGGTACCCCGCGATCTTTCGTGCTTTGGTCGGAGACTCGACGATGACGAGACGCCGGATGGCGGGGGAAGCACTGTCAGTGGCTGCCACGGGAGCCCTTCGTTCCGATTTTCGCTGTTCGATGCCGTTGTACCTTATATAACGTGTCTTCTGCACGTCGCTTCGGACAACGAGTCAATTGATCCCATTGTTCCCACAGCCCCGAACCCCGACTGCGACCAGGCGCTCAGATCACGTTCTCGGCCACGCCTGACGCGCGTCCGTTCCCACCGGCGCGGCGCCTACCGTCTCGTGCAATCGAGCCAGCCGCTTCCGGCCGGACACACGCAGGGCGGGGGCATGTCCGCGCACCCCGATGAGGGTGGGCGCGATGCCGACTCTCATGAGGGCCGTCGCGAGCGGAGCGTGAGTACCGGGCGCACTGTAGTCCAGCCCCAGGAGGTAGTGCGGCCCGTCGTGACGGCCCGCGGCGAGCACCCAGAGACGGAGCGCGCGGGCGCTGGGCGTCCACCCATCCGGCATCGATTTCACCGCACCTGATGACCAGCGGCGGTGCAACGCGGTGATGCGGGGATTAGCCTCGGTCCGAGCGATCGGCGAGCCCTCCTCGGACGTCAGGGTCTCGGCCTCGAGTCCGGTCCCGGCGATGTCCGCCGCTATCGCGTCGGCGCGCCATTGCGCGGATACGACGACCGATACCCGGGCCCCGAAATCGGTATGAACGGACTGTCCTTGTGCGGCAAGCAAACCCGCCAGATCGTCGATCACGGGATCTTCCGTGTCGGCAGAGAACAACGACATCTGGCTCACACTGTGATCCTACGTGCGCACATCATCGCCGACGCTGCGACTCCCCGAGTGCTGCGAACGCACGAATCCCGGCTCCGCCGAGCGGAACCGGGATCCGTATCTCAAATGTCTGTGACGCCCCGAGGGGCGTGGGGATCAGATTGCGCTGACGCCGGTGGCCTGAGGACCCTTGGTGCCCTGTCCGACCTCGAACTCAACGCGCTGGTTCTCCTCGAGGGTGCGGAAGCCGTTGCCCTGGATCTCGGAGTAATGAACGAACACGTCGTCGTTGCCCTCGTCAGGCGCGATGAAGCCGAAGCCCTTCTCCGCGTTGAACCACTTCACAGTGCCCTGTGCCATCTACTGCATTCCTTACGTTTTTCCCTCCCGGCACGGACAGTCCCTGCCGGGGGCCTGTTCCGACCGCCATACCTCGACGAGCCTCGCCTGATGGCGATGAAACCGACCGCAGTACCACGCTCGCAACCGACTCCGTCTATGACTCGGATCGTGCGACCGAGTTCAGCTAATCACGTTTCCGGGCGGCGCGATACTTTTAACGCGCGCTGGTCTCGATCGGTGTGGAAAACCCGCGTGACCAGCCCGCGAGTAGCATGCACTTTTGAGCCTGAACGTCCCATCAGAGAGGAACCGATGCAGTACGCGACGTACGGCAGCGAACTGCTCGGACGTACTCTCGCCGGGTCCGGGGGTGCCGACGATCCCGACTCGCCGCTCACCCACATGTCGGTGATTCCCACGCGGACCGCCGAGTTCGGGGACTGGCCGGAGTGGGTGCATCCGCAGGTCCGGGACGCCTTCGTCGAGGCCGGTGTCCGGCAGCCGTGGAGTCACCAGGTCGCCGCTGCTGCGCACGCGTACCGGGGACGACACGTGTGCGTGTGCACGGGGACGGCATCGGGCAAGTCCCTCGCGTACCAGTTGCCGATCCTCACCACCTTCGCCGACGACCCGAATGCCACCGCGCTGTACTTGTCGCCGACGAAGGCGCTGGGCACCGATCAGCTCCGGGCGACGGCCCAGCTGATCGCCGGCCGTCCGGCATTCGGTCACCTGCAGCCATGCTCCTACGACGGCGACACCGACTCCGAACTCCGCCAGTGGGCGCGCATGCATTCACGATGGATCTTCACCAACCCCGACATGCTGCACATCGGGATCACGTCGTCGCACCCGAAATGGCGTCAGTTCTTCGCCCGCCTGAAGTACATCGTCGTCGATGAGTGCCACCACTATCGCGGTGTCTTCGGATCGCACACCGCGCTCGTGCTGCAGCGCACCTTGCGCATCGCCCGCCGCTACGGCGCGAACCCGGTGGTGATCGGAGCGAGCGCCACCGTGTCGAATCCGGCTCAGGCGTTGTCGCGACTCATCGGCGACGACGTCGTCGCGGTCACCGATGACACGTCCCCGCACGGCGAGCGGACCGTCGCCATGTGGGAGCCGGGCTTCGTCGAAGGCTCCGCGGACCCCTCCGGAAGCGGCGCATCGTCCGGGGAGCACAGTGCACCGGTGCGACGACCGGCGGGCGCGGAGGCCGCCCGGCTGCTCGCCGATTTCGTGATCGAGGGAGCCCGCACCCTGTGCTTCGTGCGGAGCAGGCGGGGCGTCGAGGTGACCGCAGTGAAAGCGCGTGAACTGCTGGCGGCATCCGCCCCCGAACTGGTCGAGCGGGTCGCGGCCTACCGTGCCGGTTACCTCGCCGACGACCGGCGCAAACTGGAGCGGGCACTGTCCGACGGCGAGCTGCTGGGCGTCGCCACCACCAATGCTCTCGAACTCGGTGTCGACATCAGCGGCCTCGACGCCGTCGTCGTCACGGGATATCCGGGGACCGTCGCATCCTTCTGGCAGCAAGCGGGCCGGGCAGGCCGCCGCGGCGAGGGGTCGTTGGTCGTGATGGTCGCGCGGGACGACCCACTCGACACCTACCTCGTCCACCACCCGGAAGCACTGCTGGAACGCCCCGTCGAGGCGACGGTCACCGATCCCACGAACCCGTACGTCCTCGGGCCGCACCTCCTGTGCGCGGCAACCGAGTTCCCCATATCGGAGGACGAGGTCAGCGCCTGGCAGGCCGCAGATGTGGTCAATGGTCTCGTCACGGAGGGAAAACTCAAGCGCCGCAAGGCGGGCTGGTATCCGTCGCCCGGGCTCGACCCGCACGGCGACATCGACATCCGCGGCGGCATCGGCGGTCAGGTGCTCATCGTCGACACCACGACGGCACGCCTACTCGGCACGATCGACGCGACTCGTGCGATGACATCGGTGTTCCCCGGAGCCGTCTATCTCCATCAGGGGGAGAGCTTCGTCGTCGACGAACTGGACCTCGACGACGGTATGGCCCTGGCCCACCCGGAGGAGCCCGACTGGACGACCACTGCGCGCGAGGTGAGCGAAGTGGTGATCGAGAGGCGCGTCGAGGAGCGTTCATTCGGACCGCTGAACGTGGGGTCGGTGGACGTGACGGTCACCAGTCAGGTGGTCGGTTTTCTCCGAAAGGCGCTCACCGGCGAGATCCTCGACCAAGTCCCGCTCGACATGCCCGAGCAGCGACTCGGAACCCGTGCCGTCATGTACACCGTGGATCCCGATGCGATGGTCGAGTCCGGCATCGCGCCCGACAAGTTCCCCGGCGCGCTGCACGCGGCCGAGCACGCGGCGATCGGCATGCTCGGACTCGTCGCGACGTGCGACCGCTGGGATATCGGCGGTCTGTCGACGGACGTCCATCCGCAGACCGCCCTGCCCACCGTGTTCGTCTACGACGGGTTCCCCGGCGGAGCCGGCTTCGCCGACCGCGGCTACGAGGCGTTCGGCCCCTGGATCACCGCGACACTCGAGGCGGTGTCGTCCTGCGGTTGCGCGCATGGGTGCCCGTCGTGCGTGCAGTCACCCAAGTGCGGCAACGGCAACGAGCCCCTCGACAAGGAGCACGCCGTGAAACTCCTCCGCTTGATCGGCAGGCACTTCGGCTCCTGAGACAGCCGGTTGCACACCGCCCGTCACTGCGGCGATCAGCCGATGGTCGCCGTATCGATCACGAACCGATAGCGCACGTCGCCGGCGACGACTCGCTCGTACGCCGCATCCACCTGGTCCGCATCGATCGTCTCGATGGTCGCACCGATACCGTTCGCGGCACAGAAGTCGAGCATCTCCTGGGTGGCCGGAATCCCGCCGATGTTCGAGCCGGCAACCACCCGACTGCCACCGACGACCGATCCCGGCGGGATCGTCCACGCCGAGGCCGGCATGCCGACGTTGACGAACGCGCCGAGCGGCTTGAGGAGATCGAGGTACTGCGCCACGTCCAGATCGGCGCTGACCGTGTTGAGGATCATGTCGAACGATCCTCGAAAGTCCTCGAGTACAGCGGAATCCGCCGTGGCGACGTGTGCCACCGCCCCGAGTCGGCGACTGTCGTCGGCCTTCGCGTCCGTGCGCGACAGCACGGTCACCTCCGCTCCGAGCGCGACGGCGAGCTTCACCCCCATGTGCCCGAGTCCGCCCATCCCGACGACCGCCACCTTGCTGCCGGACCCCACGCCCCAGCGTTTGAG
Coding sequences within:
- a CDS encoding TetR/AcrR family transcriptional regulator, whose translation is MSTADDSGDWVGSTRRSAARDRILATAGEVFASRGADASMSDIAEAVGCSRATLYRYFDSRTRLQLAYIAAVTRSVSATVRERTDHLTDPAVRLTESVVLALAAVREDPALSAWFAPRGAGLTSELALSSDTIETVARRFLSADSESAAVGARWLIRMIVSFLVVPAGPDSEREMIRLFVTPPLLASVGMDDRTTG
- a CDS encoding fluoride efflux transporter FluC, with translation MTVAALIIAGGIGAVLRYAIDDAVRRRWPMAFPGPTFVVNVTGSLVIGLVAGLVLYRAASPEWQAVIGTGFCGGYTTFSTSVVETVRLGGRRGPVYAGLTFAGSVGACAVGLAIGWAL
- a CDS encoding fluoride efflux transporter FluC; the encoded protein is MGSTDRTSECDSRTRGADLGWVFLGGLGGTALRWSAEEAWPLHDGHWPVGTTVVNVMGAFLLGLVLETLVRMGPDHGVRRRIRLAAGTGFCGALTTYSAFALELSVLGKGGHVVIAVAYALVTVLAGIAAVVAGIALARRLVAIKGGDEA
- a CDS encoding DNA polymerase III subunit delta' codes for the protein MTNVFDRLIGQDALVADLRGAATSARSIAARFDEGDAGAVSMFAGDPVDELPTAVRESMTHAWLFTGPPGSGRSVAATAFAAALECQSPVEVGCGECHSCTTVMGGTHGDVRHIAPEGLSISVKSIREIVSVAARRPTTGRWQIVLVEDADRLTEQGANALLKAVEEPPERTLFLLCAPSVAPEDISITLRSRCRHVALTSPPVDRIAQVLVERDGIDAERAQWAASVSGGHVGRARRLATDEAARNQREQALAVARAATRESTALGAADRLVKKATETASAISEELDAPETEELLTALGAGGTGKGTARPPRGTAGVIKGLESRQKSRKTRLARDALDLALVDLVALFRDALALSTGARVTLMQPDKEHDVIRPMAEYASPDKLLACVEAVLECREALAGNVKPKFAVGAMVVKIGDQLRRS
- a CDS encoding adenylate/guanylate cyclase domain-containing protein is translated as MRWIVHTPWPVLALDLLRANLVGALFTFAFLRFGMPPADSFAIGQVNAYNQLAFVAYLLVAIVVGVYLTIRLSLPVLIWHRRRSRLDDEAARRRALNLPSLVTYVNIGLWTVGGLFLSLINWHTSSGKDAVLVAIASLVGATVTAVLSFMQSERVLRPITVAAMANNPDTTNAPGITTRITVFWGVSVAVPMAVIISLITLQRTGYIEADASGLQRPILWMATAAIVFGILAISRLVGSITDPIKQLRVALSQVRAGNLNVAVKVYDGNDLGSLQAGFNGMVSDLRERQELRNLFGRYVGEDVARRAIETGTELGGEERYVGVLFVDIVGSTRLAVNRPPREVVELLNDFFEVVVDVVGRHGGFVNKFQGDAALAIFGAPLDQDDFAGAALAAARDLRVELNRRLGDVDMGIGVSAGKAVAGHIGSQQRLEYTVIGDPVNEAARLTELAKDESTRVLGSARAVFLAGDDEAAHWAIGEGVELRGRGIETLLARPDIDVSAPPPTDD
- the topA gene encoding type I DNA topoisomerase, which translates into the protein MAATDSASPAIRRLVIVESPTKARKIAGYLGANYVVESSRGHIRDLPRGAADVPAKYKGQPWARLGVNVEENFEPLYVVSADKKSTVTELKSLLKDVDELYLATDGDREGEAIAWHLLETLKPKVPVKRMVFHEITESAIRAAAESPRDLDIDLVDAQETRRILDRLYGYEVSPVLWKKVMPKLSAGRVQSVATRIIVERERERMAFVSADYWDIAATMDAGADAAPRTFSSRLVNINDDRVATGRDFGQDGALKKASGVTVLDGARATALAGALEGAALSVNSVEEKPYTRRPYAPFMTSTLQQEAGRKLRFSSDRTMRIAQRLYENGYITYMRTDSTTLSESAINAARAQARELYGDKFVHSSPRQYTRKVKNAQEAHEAIRPAGDSFRTPGQVASALDTDEFRLYELIWQRTVASQMADAKGTTMSLRIGGRASTGEQVTFASSGRTITFPGFLSAYVETVDDLAGGQADDAESRLPNLREGQALTAQSLSADGHSTNPPARYTEASLVKVLEELGIGRPSTYASIIGTIQDRGYVVKKGNALVPSWVAFAVIGLLEGHFNSLVDYDFTASLEDDLDQIASGKEDRTRWLSDFYFGHDRTDDSGDAAGAVSRGGGLKTLVGVNLEGIDARKVNSIKLYDDSEGRTVFVRVGRYGPYLERNVAAADAEPDLQRANLPSDMTPDELTEAVAEKLFETPQEGRVLGTDPKTGREIVAKEGRFGPYVTEILPDEDDEPDTGAAVPTIPAGPTPRDGGKVLPTGDSEVVALDDVPAGGVTTVTSTAKKTAAKKTAAKKTAKKAVKKRPKTGSLFKSMDISTITLDDALKLLSLPRVVGVDPESGDEITAQNGRYGPYLKKGTDSRSLATEAQLFEVTLDEALKLYAEPKRRGRAAAAPPLRELGTDSVSDQPMVVKDGRFGPYVTDGETNASLRKGDEVTSITPERAMELLADRRARGPAKKSARKAAKKTTAKKTAAKKSPGKKATAKKTAAKKTPAKKTAAKKTPAKKTPAKKTAATKATPKE
- a CDS encoding cold-shock protein encodes the protein MAQGTVKWFNAEKGFGFIAPDEGNDDVFVHYSEIQGNGFRTLEENQRVEFEVGQGTKGPQATGVSAI
- a CDS encoding DEAD/DEAH box helicase, coding for MQYATYGSELLGRTLAGSGGADDPDSPLTHMSVIPTRTAEFGDWPEWVHPQVRDAFVEAGVRQPWSHQVAAAAHAYRGRHVCVCTGTASGKSLAYQLPILTTFADDPNATALYLSPTKALGTDQLRATAQLIAGRPAFGHLQPCSYDGDTDSELRQWARMHSRWIFTNPDMLHIGITSSHPKWRQFFARLKYIVVDECHHYRGVFGSHTALVLQRTLRIARRYGANPVVIGASATVSNPAQALSRLIGDDVVAVTDDTSPHGERTVAMWEPGFVEGSADPSGSGASSGEHSAPVRRPAGAEAARLLADFVIEGARTLCFVRSRRGVEVTAVKARELLAASAPELVERVAAYRAGYLADDRRKLERALSDGELLGVATTNALELGVDISGLDAVVVTGYPGTVASFWQQAGRAGRRGEGSLVVMVARDDPLDTYLVHHPEALLERPVEATVTDPTNPYVLGPHLLCAATEFPISEDEVSAWQAADVVNGLVTEGKLKRRKAGWYPSPGLDPHGDIDIRGGIGGQVLIVDTTTARLLGTIDATRAMTSVFPGAVYLHQGESFVVDELDLDDGMALAHPEEPDWTTTAREVSEVVIERRVEERSFGPLNVGSVDVTVTSQVVGFLRKALTGEILDQVPLDMPEQRLGTRAVMYTVDPDAMVESGIAPDKFPGALHAAEHAAIGMLGLVATCDRWDIGGLSTDVHPQTALPTVFVYDGFPGGAGFADRGYEAFGPWITATLEAVSSCGCAHGCPSCVQSPKCGNGNEPLDKEHAVKLLRLIGRHFGS